From the Candidatus Methylomirabilis sp. genome, one window contains:
- a CDS encoding extracellular solute-binding protein has protein sequence MTAIEKLMQIRMTKRTLLLSILLLSVVLPFCLNAVASASELVIYSGRKESAIKPVVDLFERQTGIKVALKVGKTSGLANEILQERQRPRADIFIATEAGVDEILTREGLLEPYTSPGARTMAAEYKSSHGLWTGISGRARVIIYNKDLVKDGGIPNSIFDLTDAKWKGKIAIAGTRERTTLAWLSALVETMGEAKAKAYIDKLLENGMKVLPDNSDVWRGVGSGEFAVGLTNSPNYHLALEAKLPVGVVYPDQGPKGMGVLVNPNTVAIVKGAKNLDQAKRFIDFLLSKPSQELLVHHAYEIPLLPGTDPGQVRPLSGFKALQISQERLADLEEKTIALFPGL, from the coding sequence ATGACAGCCATAGAAAAGCTGATGCAGATCCGTATGACGAAACGAACTCTGCTCCTCTCGATCCTTCTTCTTTCCGTAGTCTTGCCCTTCTGTTTGAATGCTGTCGCATCGGCCTCGGAGCTCGTCATCTACTCCGGCCGCAAAGAGAGCGCGATCAAGCCGGTCGTGGATCTCTTTGAGCGGCAGACCGGCATCAAGGTTGCGCTGAAGGTCGGCAAGACCTCTGGCCTTGCGAACGAGATCCTCCAGGAACGGCAGCGGCCGAGGGCCGATATCTTTATCGCGACCGAGGCTGGTGTCGACGAGATTCTTACGAGAGAAGGACTTCTGGAACCATACACCTCTCCCGGCGCGCGCACGATGGCTGCAGAATACAAGAGCTCCCATGGGCTTTGGACCGGCATCTCCGGACGCGCCAGGGTCATCATTTACAATAAGGACCTTGTGAAGGACGGCGGCATCCCGAACTCGATATTCGATCTGACCGACGCCAAGTGGAAGGGGAAGATCGCGATCGCCGGCACACGCGAGCGGACGACCCTCGCCTGGCTGAGCGCCCTGGTAGAGACGATGGGCGAGGCGAAGGCCAAGGCCTACATCGATAAGCTGCTGGAGAACGGCATGAAGGTTCTGCCGGACAACTCCGATGTTTGGCGCGGTGTCGGAAGCGGTGAGTTTGCCGTAGGACTCACCAACTCACCCAACTACCACCTGGCCCTTGAAGCCAAGCTGCCGGTCGGGGTCGTCTATCCGGATCAGGGACCAAAAGGGATGGGCGTCTTGGTCAACCCGAATACCGTGGCGATCGTCAAAGGTGCGAAGAACCTCGATCAGGCCAAGCGCTTCATCGATTTCCTCTTGAGTAAGCCGTCGCAGGAACTCCTGGTTCACCATGCCTACGAAATCCCGCTTCTCCCTGGGACAGACCCTGGCCAGGTCCGACCCCTCTCGGGGTTCAAGGCGCTCCAGATCAGTCAAGAGCGTCTGGCCGACCTGGAGGAAAAGACGATCGCCCTCTTTCCCGGCTTATAA
- a CDS encoding Fur family transcriptional regulator, which yields MQDKLLQFKQYLNRAGLKATRQRELIARAFFGTTTHVSAEGLYRRVGGRHPRIGLVTVYRTLKLLKDAGLAHERQFGDGRALFEHASSERHHDHIICTECGKITEFANSEIEALQEQVVRRLGFSIQYHKLELYGLCRDCGEHISRGPDKVSAIGTR from the coding sequence ATGCAGGATAAACTTCTCCAATTCAAACAGTACCTGAATCGAGCCGGGCTGAAGGCGACGCGCCAGCGCGAGTTGATCGCACGGGCCTTCTTCGGCACCACGACGCACGTCAGCGCCGAGGGTCTCTACCGCCGGGTCGGGGGTCGGCACCCGCGGATCGGGCTCGTCACCGTTTATCGGACGCTCAAGCTCCTGAAAGACGCCGGTCTCGCCCATGAGCGGCAGTTCGGCGATGGGCGCGCCCTGTTCGAACACGCCTCCAGTGAGCGCCACCACGATCACATCATCTGTACCGAGTGCGGCAAAATTACCGAGTTCGCAAATTCTGAGATCGAGGCGCTGCAGGAACAGGTCGTCCGTCGATTGGGTTTCTCCATTCAGTATCATAAGTTGGAGTTGTATGGTCTCTGCCGCGACTGTGGTGAGCACATCAGCAGAGGACCCGATAAGGTTTCTGCGATCGGAACTCGCTGA
- a CDS encoding ATP-binding protein, with the protein MFPDAACVTALVDRLTHYAGIISIVRESYRRREAEAAQEAR; encoded by the coding sequence ATCTTCCCTGACGCGGCCTGTGTGACTGCCCTCGTTGACCGGCTCACCCACTACGCCGGGATCATCTCCATCGTCAGGGAGAGCTATCGGCGCCGCGAGGCGGAGGCGGCGCAGGAGGCGCGATAG